Proteins encoded in a region of the Delphinus delphis chromosome 13, mDelDel1.2, whole genome shotgun sequence genome:
- the MYL2 gene encoding myosin regulatory light chain 2, ventricular/cardiac muscle isoform — MSPKKAKKRPEGANSNVFSMFEQSQIQEFKEAFTIMDQNRDGFIDKNDLRDTFAALGRVNVKNEEIDEMLKEAPGPINFTVFLQMFGEKLKGADPEETILNAFKVFDPEGKGVLRADYIQEMLTTQAERFSKEEIDQMFAAFPPDVTGNLDYKNLVHIITHGEEKD; from the exons ATG TCACCTAAGAAAGCCAAGAAGAGACCAGAGGGCGCCAATTCCAACGTGTTCTCCATGTTTGAACAGAGCCAGATCCAGGAATTTAAGGAG GCCTTCACCATCATGGACCAGAACAGGGATGGCTTCATAGACAAGAACGATCTGAGGGACACCTTTGCTGCTCTTG GGCGTGTGAAtgtgaaaaatgaggaaattgatgaAATGCTCAAGGAGGCTCCAGGTCCAATTAACTTTACTGTGTTCCTACAGATGTTTGGGGAGAAACTTAAGG gGGCAGACCCCGAGGAGACCATTCTCAACGCGTTCAAAGTGTTTGACCCTGAAGGCAAAGGGGTGCTCAGGGCTGATTA CATACAGGAGATGCTGACCACGCAGGCGGAGAGGTTTTCCAAGGAGGAG ATCGACCAGATGTTTGCCGCCTTCCCCCCTGATGTGACTGGCAACTTGGACTATAAGAACCTGGTGCACATCATCACCCATGGAGAAGAGAAGGACTAA